The Drosophila bipectinata strain 14024-0381.07 chromosome 3L, DbipHiC1v2, whole genome shotgun sequence region GGGCTCGCCTGCATGGCTCTTTTTGTTTGAAATCATTTGCTTTAATTCAagtgaaaaattatttaaattggtTATCAAACGTGCTCCCGTAGATTCAGATTCCGATTCAGATACAGGTAGAGCTATAGGTATAGGTATAGGTATAGGTACACGTGCTTCAGACATTTATTCCGGGGAATGGGaaaatattctttgtttttctgttCCAACCAGAAAAAAACAGGAACCGCCTTTGTTGCTGGACGGGGGTGGAAATGAAAATTGATTCCAAgctaaatgaaaaatattgatCAAAGTAATTTCTTGGCACTCGCCCACGTAGAtaaatttgtaatattttttatgaactgAAAAATGTATGAGCGGCATAAAATACTCGTATTTTTCAATGCAGATAGAAAGCAGTTGCGCCTGGGAGCGAATCCAGAGGGATTTATGGATGGATATATATTCTGCATATATGCAGTGGTGTTCAGTTTCCTGTGAAATAGCACTGCGTGTTTAtggaaattaatattttaaggcCAGATACTCGCAACCGAACCAATTAAACTCGATCGCCCATTGAAAGTCAAATGCATTTGatagtttagtttttattacTTCGTATTATTCAATTATATTATGCTATTATGTATTTACTTTACGCTTAGGACTAGAGGGTTTTGTCTCCACTTCAGTTTTGATTTCACtaaacatatgtatgtatatattttactttaatCGTAATCGCACTATATTATGTCATCGCCTCCGTTTGTGTCATCCGCTCTTGGGTTTATCGTTTAAATTAATACCTTAATTGTCGTTACAATTACATTTAATTACATTACAAATTTTGTAGTTGGAAATGCATTAGTAAATGCAaaagaaatattattattatgtaactAACTATGCTCTGTAATTATAATTTAGTTAAGTATTCGTTATCGAATGACAATAAATTACGAGTGAGTATGGCTGTGTTGGATAGAGGCGTGTTATGCTATAATTTCATTATTCCATTACTCTTTACCGATGCATATAAAAACTGGCATCCAAACTTGGATTTCGATTACGAGTATTGTGGGATTCTCAGACCTACGAAAGGAGTAGAAATCGGTCGGAGTATCTATAAAGAGTGGGCTTTCTGCGATAGTTAAAAACGTTTCGGGTTTAGGGCTTCTTGATTcagatttctgtttttggGTTGGGAACTGCTGGATTCGGGGATTTCCTTATAATTTACACACACCTAGAAGTCTTTTGACAGAAAAATACACATTTATACACGCATATACAGAGTTATGTGAAGTGTCTTGGATCCCCGGGCGGGTTGTTTTTAGAGTGCACTGCCATACGAGCTAAGTAGGAGACTAATTTGGCCAGTAATGCGTAGGCGGAGGCAACTGGATCATCTGTAATCCGCCCCTAAGTATCGAGGGTGAGCTTACgtaattacaaaaattacacTTAGTTTCGGTTACGGCTATCGTTAAGTTACAAATTACAGATTACAAACTACGAATACGGTTCCTGCTTGTACAAAATTGTGGTTTCTTGTGGTTTCTGATGTCCTGAACAAAAAGTCACTCCCATATAGATCCACGATATATGCGTATTACTTTGACATACTTGGGTATGTGGCGAGTACATTGGGTATTACCTACGAGTAGTTTGTGTACGGATATATTAAGTATGTATTTATATGCAACTTCCATCGGTCTTCTGAGTATTCgttcacttttatttttggtttctttttggAATCCGCTGATTATATGCATGGCCATGATTTACGTTTACATTCTATGTACTTGAGTGTGTGTTTCGTGTTGTGTTCTGTAgtgatttgtttttctttgttttcctttctttccttTATGCATGAGAATGGTTTGGTGTGACTCGTCTGACTTCCTTCCTTCCGGCTCCGCTTACAGCCGTAAATTTTCTAAATGCGCCGCATACTCCTCCGCCGAGGTGAACTCCAGACTTTCGCTCTCGTCGTTGCTGTGACTGCGGCCATTGTGGTGGCTGTGAAATGCAcagaaagaaaatattaaagaatatttgaataaaataacaaagtcAGGCataaatttaagttttgactctttttcaaaattatcGTAAATGTAATTTAAGGTCACCCAAAGagagcttttaaaaaaattgtttataaatcGATCGAGAAAGTATATGCAAGATTTTGATGAGGATAAAAATTgtcgaagatatagccatcgctgtggtcACTTTTTCGCACCCCATggtttttcccatttttcatAGTCCAtcggaaaaatggacaaaaaatcgatcgGACAATTTgattccagattttgatgcagaattaagGAGAATGGaattacaaatcatttaaggtattccgctttggaatcggataaaaattgccaaagatatagctatcgctggGCCCCTTTTTCGCACCCAATggcttttcccatttttcatAGGGAGTCCAtcgaaaaaatggacaaaaaatcgatcagaaaatttgattccagattttgatgaagaGTTGAGGAGAATAGCattacaaatcttttaaggtattccgctttaaAATCGTTTGAAATTATACCAGGCTATAGCCTTTCAAAGGGTCATTGTTTGCCTGGGATACTTCTTATATCAATTTCTATATAGACTAAATCTCTCAGTGCACCAAAGTTGTTTTTgtggaaataataaaaaaagttgTCGAGTCATAAAACGCTAATGCCAAATCAATAGGACACGTGTAAATGTAAGTACCTGAGGCCGCCCACATCGCGCTTCTTTCGCTTGCGATCCTGGGAGAGGGCCTCGACGCACAGGACGATCAGCTTGCCGTCGCAGGACTGGCGTTTCTGGTCTAGTAGCTTGTGGCCCTCGAGGTTGCTGGCGTAGCCGGACTTGTCCTGAACGCTGGAGTGCCAGGCATCGCAGTAGGTGTCCATGGAGCGCTCACCATTCGGCAGGGAGCCGTGCCAGACCATCTTCAAGGGCCTGAAAGGTAGAAGTGTGTCATTTGTAGTCACCCTAAGATAAAAGTATCGATTGAAATCTTACCAGCTTGGATCCGTCATCACGTTCTTGCCACTGAAGCTGTAGATGCGCGGCGCCTGGGAGAAGAAGCCGCCCTGGCCGTTGAATATGCCCTTCCAGGAGTTGAACAGCACGTCGCCCCGGGTGTTTACCACCGGCAAGTCCCGGTCAGCCGGACGCACAATCGAGTCCAGATTCTGTACCCTGCAGTGGCCAAGAGCTCGGTGTTAAATTCGTGGAGTAGAAAGTTATGGCCACCATAAGAGCGCCAATTACCGGCAACAAACAAGACGAGTTGTTTTGTTCTGATTTCACCTCCCCTTGCTGGCTGCCTCTTTGGTAAATAAATTGCCAGAAATTGTTTCCACAGGCCTTTGTTTCGCCTCGAATATCAAGATTACGAGGCTCCGGGCCCGGAAAcgtggcgtatgagcaatggCAACGACTCTTTAGGCTTCGGAGCACAAATACACGGGATGTTCGAAACTAAAGCCTCTAGCCCACGAACAAAAACACGCCTAATACGCgtgaaaaaatctaaaagaaGATAAGACACACTCGCCGCAGACTTACCTGGAGGATAGGAACGCCTTGAAGGTGCCCAGGAGGCCGGCCCGGCGTCCTTGCCGATAGCAGGCGAAGTCAGCTCCCCGGATGCCCTGTAAGTCGCCGGAGGAGGGGTCGTTCAGGGCGGCCACGCGCAGCTATTCGGGATCCAGGGAAAGTATGGCATGAAATTAATGCGGAATTTATGTCAAGCATTTTAAGATCTAATTAATACAGAATTTAATAGCAGAAATTGCTGTTGTTTGTTTAACAAAGGTCGCCGAGGGCCTTGGGTTGGGGCTCTTCTACAAAATTATGATAAGTGGGTGGGTAATGGatagtaaaatatttcaaataattgTCGAGGGCCCCTCAAGGAGGCATGGCCAGCTCCTTgggggcaaaaaaaaaaacacacacaaaatgtAGGAAACAGGACAGGGCGGGTGTTCAAGGTTCTAGCCTAATTGAGGGACCAAAGAAGGAAGTGGAACTCACCATTCGCGGATACCACTGGAAAAGCGATAacaatttgattttatttttgatcccCGTAAAATTTGGTGGAAGACGCAGCATAAGATGTGGGAcaaagatattttttataatttaataaatccaAATTGGAATTCTGTTCGTTCTAACACCGAAAAGCACGCACAcacaaaatggacaaaaagGAGTTCTCAACATTCTCGGTTTTCGTGTGGGGTGGGTTGAGAACTAAGCTCCAAGGATTACCCGGAAAACAAAAGGACAAAATTCAATCAAGAAGCGTCTAGTTAAAAAAGCAAATCACACTTATATACAAACACAGAACTTGttggaatattttaaaatttaaatatacaaTAAAGAGACAAAAGCAGAAAACTGTTTCgcgaacaacaaaaaacttaaaatgcaattttcgctaattagaaatattttcattgacCAGCAAACacaaaatcaaattatttattcaacgAGTGTGTGCTACTATGTTTtcttttggcaaaaattatataatatttgttgctttttttagTTGGTTAGAAATTTTAGTCGACACTACGATATGCAATATTATGGATTTAATTACCGTTTCGTACTCGGGCGCGGTTGTAAACTGCATTTAAtgacaattaattataaataggTTTAGTAGGGTCTCTGGCTCTTGTGGAGAGTTTTCAATTATATGTGTTATAGAGTGTGATTTGTGGAAACAGGTGCTCCAGTGTCTTTTTGTTGCTTCCAAGGTTTGGATGTGTGTTAGGGGCTCCTTCGGCGGGACAAGGACTCGGAAAGTGGATTAATTTTAACTTCGAGCACAATCTGCTGGATGTGCTGAATCAATGTCATTATCCCGCCGAACAAGTGTGGGGGGGGTAGTGGATCACaataaaaggaaaaatcaAAGGAAAATCATAATTTCCAGCTTGGCACTCACCGTGGGTGTGTTGAGGAGGGGCGGAGGACTGTTCAGCAGGTTCTTCGACTGCAGGTCGAAGCGCATCGAGGGCGCCACAGTGGTGGGCGGGGCGGGCGTGGCAATCGGCACCAGGGTGCCCAGCTGCAAAAGGATAAAAAGGACACAAGACTCAATATATAATGCGAAAACGTAATTAAAAGGCAGCGAGACAAACAACAGGCGTTTGACGAATTCGTAATTAATAAAACAGGAGCTCTGCGCAAACAGAGACAGGACCCTTTCAAGTAGTTAATATTTCAGATGGAAATCAGCGCCTCCTCGCCTTGTTGTATTGAAACTTTCTCctcaaatatttgcattaCGTGTAGgagaaatatatttacataaataTGTAACCCACTGTCCCAGTGCCTCACTCCTATTCTGCTTTTTCTTTCCATTGCCGGCACAGTATTAGGGTCAAATTTTCGACAGCCATCCCGCCGACCGACTTCGTGCCATAATGCGCTCCATAGCCGTCGCCGTCGTCGTCGACGTCGTCTGacaaaagttttaattacTATTTTGAACTTTAAGTAGTCGACTCGTGTACTGAAATCTAATTAGGATGCCGCCACGGCTACAAGTATCTCGGCAGACAGCTGTGTTTTCGGGCGCCGACGAGTGCGAGATGCAAATGCGAGGCCCAAATTGGCGACTAAACCGCGAGAAATAATGTCCGACTTTGAAATAAGtttttgggcttttttttagactttgAAGATGACATTTTAGAAGCAAAGTCTCTcctttttattcaaatattttgtacATCTTTCTCTAAATTTTATTGAATCCTTTCTGCATCCAATCAGTAGCATCCAACTATTGAATATGAAAGTAAGCTCCtttctatatattttgctTTGTGCACTCAAACAGCCCGACTATTCGCCGAGATTCTGGCAACAAAGCGCCCTCTGCTTTGCCATTTTACTCGATTTTGCCATATTACTGAGAGCCCCCTGACAGTTCGGGGTCCTGTGCCTGGGTCCTGGGGTTTTGTTGtcaaaagtatttaaatgCTGCCGTCAAAGGCAAAAGATTTCGTTTTCATTCCGGGGCTGCCTGCCTTATGCAcatgccagttgccagttttCAGCTTCCAAAGTCAGGAGCAGCAGCCAGGAGGCTGGGTCACGCCCACCGGAGGCATATGGCCTTACAGCCTTATAGCCATATAGCTCTATAGCCTCGTGCTGTGTTGGCTTTTGTGCCCTGCAACAACGGAAGCGGAAATCGAATCTCGAGCAGTTTTTTCCAGATCTGCCCCCTTCAAATTCGGAGAATATTGTACACTTTGGCACAATTTGGTTTTTGTGTGTGCGTGCGGACTAGTTCTGGCCTCGGTTCCCTGCCCCTTCCCCTTGCCCTTTGCTCTCTGCCATTTTCcattcatttttcatttttgcgATGATTTCAATAAAGCAACAAGCAACCGAAATTGTGGCCACTTTAATGTTTAACAAGCTCTTTTTTCTGGATGGGGGCAACGGATCCAATTTTCCGTGTAATTTCGACGGCAAATGCTGACCCAGGGAATCAGGAATCTGGGCAATAAAAGGCTGGCCTGAGCTGGGCCCCCGTTGTGGCAAGTTCACCTTGGCCAAGATTAATTGGCATGTGGCATCGAGGGGACGACAATAAAACCCTCGATATCcgtttaatattatttttaatctgCTGCGGCGGAATTTATGGCTCTAAGGAGATTGGAGTGGGTGGGGGTCCAGCCGATGGCGATGCatgttttatatatatttcatcaATAAATGTTTGCAAGCTTTGACTGACTGAGTGAGTGAATGACTGAGTGACTGACTGACTTACTGACTTACTGGCTGTGTGTATGGTGCCTTGTAAGTTGTCTCAAATTGCCTGCCACATGGCACATGTCTCGGTGTCTCCGGCTTGGCCTGGGGTTTCCTTGTATCCCTTAACCGGGACAAGTGAAAAGCCAAGCGCAAGTCAATATAATTGAATAACGGGACACACGCAGATACAAACACAAAACCAAacacccatccacccacccacacaaacacacgtGTGTGATGGACGGATTGGCAATCAGTCTGTACGTCTGCAACATTTAATgtgcaaataaaaaacgagTCGATACAAGGGCAATGCCAAACAAACCTTATTTTATGGCACATCcaagcaaaataaataaataaataaggctTGGCCTGTCTTTTCTATTTCAGCCTGAAGTTTATTCAGAATAGCTCCTGGATCCTGGCTTCTTTTTTCTGTCTCCTGCCCTTATGGCCATAATGGAACAACGAAGCGGGccatataaaataataaccaCCCGCCAGCGAGCCATCGGGCCAGCCAGAAGGCTCAACGCCTGTCATAtttggatttttaaaaaagcgCCGTCCCCTGTGTTTGTTTGCTTAGGAGCCAGAAATCAAATCGAAAGCCCTCGCCACTCACCGCAATGTACTGCCAGCCCTTGTTGACGCGAACGAGCAGGGCTTCCTCCTCGGTGATGTAGGCCAGCGTGCCCGGCGGATTCAAAGCCGACTTCTGCGGAAGGAggagaccaaaaaaaaaacataacaggtttaaaaatatattttggcaGAGACCAAAATTAACCAATCGACACCCACTTTGGTCATTTCATCGATGTTCTGGAAGGTGACGGCTCCTGGTACTATCTTCATGTTCATGTTCGACGACGATGCCGAAAAGTATGGCAGCTCCTCGCCCTCAACGGGTACTCCCAGGCCCTCCTCGTGCTTGTGCGAGTGTCCTGCGGGGCGCGGTGGCTCTGAAAGGATAATGCATGCGTTGAGGCACATCATATTGTGTATTGCCTGTTtgcttaaattatttataaccAAATGCTAAGTCACATTCGTGCCTGATTCTTGCAAGAGTGTGCTTTAAAAGCATATACTTTAAAGTCCATAAGAAATgttcaatatttaaaatgaaagAATTTAAAACACACATTAAACTCATGCAATGACTAACTTTACAGATACAGCTAATAAAAACTAAGTATTTCCATTCCCATATTAAAAACCAAAGCTTTAACCATTCAACCATGAACTGTACTGAAAGGGTCGGGGAAAATATGCCGAATACTCAGCATTTTTGGTTATTGCCAACTAAAATGTGTAATATCTTTTTGGGGGGCCATGAGTCGCGGGTTTGCCGGAAAAGATGCCGGAAAAGTCATGACGGTGTGAAAATACTCgcataaagaaaatgtttacacCTTGTACTCTATCAACGGAAAATGAGTTAATGATGATGTGCAAATATGAGGCGTTTATGAAGGCATTCCGTGTAAATGAAGGTATGCTGGCTAGGAATGGAAGGCAATTAGCCGTTGCCTCCGTAAGGGGGAAAATGTGGGGAAAGGGGGTCATGCAACATGCCGCATGCCACAGGACACAGGCCACAGGACAAAGGCCACAGGCGTGTCTACTACAAATATATAGTAAAGGCTGGATGGAGTTGAGATTGTTAGTTAGTAGAGTTCGGTTACCGGCGGTGCCATCGGGCCGATCGCGCAGATCCTGCAGCTCTCGCAGAGCCTTGAGTTCGTCCAAGGATGAGCGAGCACCTTGATGACGATAGTACGATACAAATGATATGGTTGATATAGGTTGGATCAAGTCAGGAGTTAGGAGAATGCTTTACAGATATATGTAGGTGACTAGCTAACTAACTTACACCTCATGTATTTACAGCCAAACAGGGCCACTCTTTCGGCCAATCTCACCTGGTCGTCCATAGTAGGAGGCGTCGCCGAAGAAGCTGCTCCGCGAATCCATTCCGGGCTCTCCCTTGGGTCCCGAGATGGAAAGTCCTGGCAGGCCGGGTGGTCCCGGAGGACCCGGCGGTCCTGGCATTGGGATGTACTGTACTCCGCCGCTGCTGTCCCCGTCGCCACCACCGCCGGCTGGAAGTCCTGGTGGTCCTGGCAGGCCATCGCGTCCGTCCTGGCCCCGGTCGCCCTTGTCTCCCTTCACCTGCGAACGAATTTCAGCCATCAGCGGTGATCCATCACAGACTCGGTTGACACACGGGGCGTATACTTAACATCGACTTTTGCCTTCTTTGGCTCTTCTCTCGAACTTACCCCTTCGCGGCCTCCGGAATCTCCCTTGGGTCCCTTGGGTCCCATCTCACCCTTGGGTCCTTGCATGCCAGGTCGACCCTGTGAATCGGGGATAATCAAGGATGTTGAATTGGGTCTTTACCGAAAATATCAATACCATTTCAGATTATTTGATGAGCAGTTTAGGCTTTTTCTGATTACCTGGTTGGAGTTTCTAGATACCCACCAAAAATCACTATTTGTGGAAAGTTTTGGAGCAAATTATAATATCATTGGCGGGCCAAGCCCACTGAGAAGTTTGCTAAAACAGCAAAAGTAAGGAATCGCACCACCGAGGCAACTTGAACTACGGccaaaaatgggaaaacttTCGTCGATTCTGAAGTGCTACCCTCGGAGTTGGCCGGCAGCTCATGTAAATACCCGGCCCGCTGCCGATTTCTGGTGCCAGTTGGCACAGAAAACCATGAAACAGAGTATATGTAGCCGGGGGATTGGCGCTGAACTCTCAACACACTTCGCAGACAGACACGGAAAAGTTTGGCTCTTTGTTGCAACTGCTAAGCGGCGTTGTTATTGGGGAATAATGGC contains the following coding sequences:
- the Mp gene encoding collagen alpha-1(XV) chain isoform X16; this translates as MAMVISTRAKLVITALILFFLLGIVLVTGSTKGWFNPNRYNGAERVAARIQATDIFDASGMPPGQTQYTHERPYRGIKGEKGERGPKGDSIRGPPGPPGPPGPKGEPAVYPPFVETTSAGAKYTGECTCNASDILEAIKDNESLRETLRGVPGKDGKDGKPGTPGHTGATGVPGARGARGQEGAQGQKGEPGVDGMPGVVGPPGPPGPPGLPENYDESLMVNSMGSFRGTTQPGPKGVPGEKGDAGQKGERGDPGHKGAHGPSGAKGEPGEPGTPGLPGLPGQAGQPGGIEGLANVNGTKGEKGEKGMRGRRGGTGPAGPIGPPGKPGPMGDIGHSGRPGMQGPKGEMGPKGPKGDSGGREGVKGDKGDRGQDGRDGLPGPPGLPAGGGGDGDSSGGVQYIPMPGPPGPPGPPGLPGLSISGPKGEPGMDSRSSFFGDASYYGRPGARSSLDELKALRELQDLRDRPDGTAEPPRPAGHSHKHEEGLGVPVEGEELPYFSASSSNMNMKIVPGAVTFQNIDEMTKKSALNPPGTLAYITEEEALLVRVNKGWQYIALGTLVPIATPAPPTTVAPSMRFDLQSKNLLNSPPPLLNTPTLRVAALNDPSSGDLQGIRGADFACYRQGRRAGLLGTFKAFLSSRVQNLDSIVRPADRDLPVVNTRGDVLFNSWKGIFNGQGGFFSQAPRIYSFSGKNVMTDPSWPLKMVWHGSLPNGERSMDTYCDAWHSSVQDKSGYASNLEGHKLLDQKRQSCDGKLIVLCVEALSQDRKRKKRDVGGLSHHNGRSHSNDESESLEFTSAEEYAAHLENLRL
- the Mp gene encoding collagen alpha-1(XV) chain isoform X14 — encoded protein: MAMVISTRAKLVITALILFFLLGIVLVTGSTKGWFNPNRYNGAERVAARIQATDIFDASGMPPGQTQYTHERPYRGIKGEKGERGPKGDSIRGPPGPPGPPGPKGEPAVYPPFVETTSAGAKYTGECTCNASDILEAIKDNESLRETLRGVPGKDGKDGKPGTPGHTGATGVPGARGARGQEGAQGQKGEPGVDGMPGVVGPPGPPGPPGLPENYDINWNPTRTFKESLMVNSMGSFRGTTQPGPKGVPGEKGDAGQKGERGDPGHKGAHGPSGAKGEPGEPGTPGLPGLPGQAGQPGGIEGLANVNGTKGEKGEKGMRGRRGGTGPAGPIGPPGKPGPMGDIGHSGRPGMQGPKGEMGPKGPKGDSGGREGVKGDKGDRGQDGRDGLPGPPGLPAGGGGDGDSSGGVQYIPMPGPPGPPGPPGLPGLSISGPKGEPGMDSRSSFFGDASYYGRPGARSSLDELKALRELQDLRDRPDGTAEPPRPAGHSHKHEEGLGVPVEGEELPYFSASSSNMNMKIVPGAVTFQNIDEMTKKSALNPPGTLAYITEEEALLVRVNKGWQYIALGTLVPIATPAPPTTVAPSMRFDLQSKNLLNSPPPLLNTPTFTTAPEYETWYPRMLRVAALNDPSSGDLQGIRGADFACYRQGRRAGLLGTFKAFLSSRVQNLDSIVRPADRDLPVVNTRGDVLFNSWKGIFNGQGGFFSQAPRIYSFSGKNVMTDPSWPLKMVWHGSLPNGERSMDTYCDAWHSSVQDKSGYASNLEGHKLLDQKRQSCDGKLIVLCVEALSQDRKRKKRDVGGLSHHNGRSHSNDESESLEFTSAEEYAAHLENLRL
- the Mp gene encoding collagen alpha-1(XV) chain isoform X15, which encodes MAMVISTRAKLVITALILFFLLGIVLVTGSTKGWFNPNRYNGAERVAARIQDEDSLLDGSGEGFTFEDSTEFDFSSFDSWSTSSEATDIFDASGMPPGQTQYTHERPYRGIKGEKGERGPKGDSIRGPPGPPGPPGPKGEPAVYPPFVETTSAGAKYTGECTCNASDILEAIKDNESLRETLRGVPGKDGKDGKPGTPGHTGATGVPGARGARGQEGAQGQKGEPGVDGMPGVVGPPGPPGPPGLPENYDESLMVNSMGSFRGTTQPGPKGVPGEKGDAGQKGERGDPGHKGAHGPSGAKGEPGEPGTPGLPGLPGQAGQPGGIEGLANVNGTKGEKGEKGMRGRRGGTGPAGPIGPPGKPGPMGDIGHSGRPGMQGPKGEMGPKGPKGDSGGREGVKGDKGDRGQDGRDGLPGPPGLPAGGGGDGDSSGGVQYIPMPGPPGPPGPPGLPGLSISGPKGEPGMDSRSSFFGDASYYGRPEPPRPAGHSHKHEEGLGVPVEGEELPYFSASSSNMNMKIVPGAVTFQNIDEMTKKSALNPPGTLAYITEEEALLVRVNKGWQYIALGTLVPIATPAPPTTVAPSMRFDLQSKNLLNSPPPLLNTPTLRVAALNDPSSGDLQGIRGADFACYRQGRRAGLLGTFKAFLSSRVQNLDSIVRPADRDLPVVNTRGDVLFNSWKGIFNGQGGFFSQAPRIYSFSGKNVMTDPSWPLKMVWHGSLPNGERSMDTYCDAWHSSVQDKSGYASNLEGHKLLDQKRQSCDGKLIVLCVEALSQDRKRKKRDVGGLSHHNGRSHSNDESESLEFTSAEEYAAHLENLRL
- the Mp gene encoding collagen alpha-1(XVIII) chain isoform X17, giving the protein MAMVISTRAKLVITALILFFLLGIVLVTGSTKGWFNPNRYNGAERVAARIQATDIFDASGMPPGQTQYTHERPYRGIKGEKGERGPKGDSIRGPPGPPGPPGPKGEPAVYPPFVETTSAGAKYTGECTCNASDILEAIKDNESLRETLRGVPGKDGKDGKPGTPGHTGATGVPGARGARGQEGAQGQKGEPGVDGMPGVVGPPGPPGPPGLPENYDESLMVNSMGSFRGTTQPGPKGVPGEKGDAGQKGERGDPGHKGAHGPSGAKGEPGEPGTPGLPGLPGQAGQPGGIEGLANVNGTKGEKGEKGMRGRRGGTGPAGPIGPPGKPGPMGDIGHSGRPGMQGPKGEMGPKGPKGDSGGREGVKGDKGDRGQDGRDGLPGPPGLPAGGGGDGDSSGGVQYIPMPGPPGPPGPPGLPGLSISGPKGEPGMDSRSSFFGDASYYGRPEPPRPAGHSHKHEEGLGVPVEGEELPYFSASSSNMNMKIVPGAVTFQNIDEMTKKSALNPPGTLAYITEEEALLVRVNKGWQYIALGTLVPIATPAPPTTVAPSMRFDLQSKNLLNSPPPLLNTPTFTTAPEYETWYPRMLRVAALNDPSSGDLQGIRGADFACYRQGRRAGLLGTFKAFLSSRVQNLDSIVRPADRDLPVVNTRGDVLFNSWKGIFNGQGGFFSQAPRIYSFSGKNVMTDPSWPLKMVWHGSLPNGERSMDTYCDAWHSSVQDKSGYASNLEGHKLLDQKRQSCDGKLIVLCVEALSQDRKRKKRDVGGLSHHNGRSHSNDESESLEFTSAEEYAAHLENLRL
- the Mp gene encoding collagen alpha-1(XV) chain isoform X18: MAMVISTRAKLVITALILFFLLGIVLVTGSTKGWFNPNRYNGAERVAARIQATDIFDASGMPPGQTQYTHERPYRGIKGEKGERGPKGDSIRGPPGPPGPPGPKGEPAVYPPFVETTSAGAKYTGECTCNASDILEAIKDNESLRETLRGVPGKDGKDGKPGTPGHTGATGVPGARGARGQEGAQGQKGEPGVDGMPGVVGPPGPPGPPGLPENYDESLMVNSMGSFRGTTQPGPKGVPGEKGDAGQKGERGDPGHKGAHGPSGAKGEPGEPGTPGLPGLPGQAGQPGGIEGLANVNGTKGEKGEKGMRGRRGGTGPAGPIGPPGKPGPMGDIGHSGRPGMQGPKGEMGPKGPKGDSGGREGVKGDKGDRGQDGRDGLPGPPGLPAGGGGDGDSSGGVQYIPMPGPPGPPGPPGLPGLSISGPKGEPGMDSRSSFFGDASYYGRPEPPRPAGHSHKHEEGLGVPVEGEELPYFSASSSNMNMKIVPGAVTFQNIDEMTKKSALNPPGTLAYITEEEALLVRVNKGWQYIALGTLVPIATPAPPTTVAPSMRFDLQSKNLLNSPPPLLNTPTLRVAALNDPSSGDLQGIRGADFACYRQGRRAGLLGTFKAFLSSRVQNLDSIVRPADRDLPVVNTRGDVLFNSWKGIFNGQGGFFSQAPRIYSFSGKNVMTDPSWPLKMVWHGSLPNGERSMDTYCDAWHSSVQDKSGYASNLEGHKLLDQKRQSCDGKLIVLCVEALSQDRKRKKRDVGGLSHHNGRSHSNDESESLEFTSAEEYAAHLENLRL
- the Mp gene encoding collagen alpha-1(XV) chain isoform X13, with amino-acid sequence MAMVISTRAKLVITALILFFLLGIVLVTGSTKGWFNPNRYNGAERVAARIQDEDSLLDGSGEGFTFEDSTEFDFSSFDSWSTSSEATDIFDASGMPPGQTQYTHERPYRGIKGEKGERGPKGDSIRGPPGPPGPPGPKGEPAVYPPFVETTSAGAKYTGECTCNASDILEAIKDNESLRETLRGVPGKDGKDGKPGTPGHTGATGVPGARGARGQEGAQGQKGEPGVDGMPGVVGPPGPPGPPGLPENYDINWNPTRTFKESLMVNSMGSFRGTTQPGPKGVPGEKGDAGQKGERGDPGHKGAHGPSGAKGEPGEPGTPGLPGLPGQAGQPGGIEGLANVNGTKGEKGEKGMRGRRGGTGPAGPIGPPGKPGPMGDIGHSGRPGMQGPKGEMGPKGPKGDSGGREGVKGDKGDRGQDGRDGLPGPPGLPAGGGGDGDSSGGVQYIPMPGPPGPPGPPGLPGLSISGPKGEPGMDSRSSFFGDASYYGRPGARSSLDELKALRELQDLRDRPDGTAEPPRPAGHSHKHEEGLGVPVEGEELPYFSASSSNMNMKIVPGAVTFQNIDEMTKKSALNPPGTLAYITEEEALLVRVNKGWQYIALGTLVPIATPAPPTTVAPSMRFDLQSKNLLNSPPPLLNTPTFTTAPEYETWYPRMLRVAALNDPSSGDLQGIRGADFACYRQGRRAGLLGTFKAFLSSRVQNLDSIVRPADRDLPVVNTRGDVLFNSWKGIFNGQGGFFSQAPRIYSFSGKNVMTDPSWPLKMVWHGSLPNGERSMDTYCDAWHSSVQDKSGYASNLEGHKLLDQKRQSCDGKLIVLCVEALSQDRKRKKRDVGGLSHHNGRSHSNDESESLEFTSAEEYAAHLENLRL